Genomic segment of Pochonia chlamydosporia 170 chromosome 1, whole genome shotgun sequence:
ACATACTCACAGTATTCGTACAAGCCGTATGCTCGCGCACCATTCTATCAACTATCAGAACAGTTGATTGACAACGCCACCATCAACGGTGGAACACATCCGGCCTACCCATTCCTCactggccatggcggcgCAAATCAGGTGGGAGTCTTTGGATACCTCGGATTACGATTACTGCCAGACGACGCCCTCCATATCAACCCCAACTTGCCTCCACAGATTGAACACCTGAAATATCGAACCTTTTACTGGCGCGGTTGGCCGTTCTCTGCGTGGTCAAACATGACACATACGACCGTGCAGCGGGCTAAGCACGTCAAGCCACTGGATTCTGCAGACAAGCGCTTCGCAAACAAGACAATCACCGTTGACGTAGGTACAGAGACCAATTCAACCGCCTACCATTTGTCCGTCAATGGTGTTGTCGTTGTACCCAACCGAGACATTGGTCATATCAACACAACCCCCGGGAACCTGTTGCAATGCAAATCAGCCGAATCTCCAGGCGACTATCGTCCCGGACAATTCCCAATTGCAGCCATCGACGGTGCCACATCTACCaaatggcagccatggtATGCGAATAATCTCAGTTCCATTACTGTCATGCTTGCAAAGGACGATATTGGCACAATGGTATCGGGAATGCATTTCAACTGGGCACAGTCTCCGCCTGTAAACGCGACGGTGATCTTCCACAACTCGACGCTGAAGAGTTTCGCGGGCCTGGATTTCGGTGCCTCCACCAAGAACTCCAATTTCACGGTCGTATCGCACTTGACAAATGTTGAATTGTCAAACCCATATGACGCGCAGTCCACCAACCtggatgccattgccattccaACCGGCAACACCACAAATGTGACTCTCAGCGAGCCTGTCCCGGCAAGTAAATATGCAACTTTGCTTATTGTCGGGAACCAGGGCCTCGACAAGGtggacattgacaacaaaaatggcactggggctACTGTTTCTGAATGGGCCGTCATAAGCGATGCGAGAAAGGAGACGGACGGGAAGTCTAAGCCCGCCAAGTTGAGGAGGAGTCTCACTTGGCGCGAGAAGACTATGCTCAAGGGTCGCATGCTGTAGTGCAGTTTGTAGTAATTGACTATTTTCCTTGTGTGTGCTGCAATATGCAAACTGTGAGGATTTGTCATTTTGGCCGTGTTTCAAGTATCATGGCCTAGGTCAGAGCTTACAAAAAGTGAGCTATATTTGGAGGTATATCCTAGCTTTAGTATAAAGTAAGATACATAGGTTGACATTTGGACAAGCCTTCGTACATGGTGTAATACGGTCTACTCCTCAATCATCTCACCTATCATGCTGTCGATGTATTCCCGCTGCTCCACCAGCCAATTCCTCACATCAGCAACATCGAACGGCAACGCGGCAACCTGGCGCCTTCGTTCCTCCTTCATTTTGAGTCGTATGcgctcctccatcatctcgAGCCTGTACTCGAGATACTGCGAGTACAATTCTGACTTATCGCTTATCCCTCTCACACCGGTTAGGACAGTTTCATCCCTGAGATGAGGAGATCTGGGTCTGAAGCAGGTGACCATGGAGATGCGTTCTTTGCCCCCAAAGGCTTTCAATGCCTGGTGCTCGATATACCTTCCTTGTAGTACAACGGCTGTACCCTAGTTACACAATCATTAGTCAGAGTCACAGCGACGCATTACGCCGATTATTTGGTGTCTCCATACCATGGCCGGCCCCCGAACTTTCATAACATCACCCGACGCCGTTCTTAACGCTGTTTCTCCACCTACCATTCCCTGACAATCGGACAGCATAACGACACAAACAAAAGGAAAACTGTCATAGTGCCATGCGACGGCAGAAACTCCATCAGCAAGCGGCTCGGGATTTTCGCAAATTCTGGGAGCTACAGTCTCGGTTGAATCGTCGACAGACACATTAATTGTGGCAatctcaaagtcaatggatgggatgaggtCCACGCCTGCGACCCGCGAAATATATGAGACTAGCTCTGGAGAGTTCCAGGCCGAGTATGTGAATGGAGCTCGACTATAAAGTTGGGTTAGTATCTATGACTCTGGGGTGTTGTTGGAAATAAGGTACCATACGCTGGACCCATGCCCCGTATCATGTACCTACTAAAGGTAGAAGAGAATTGACAATCTTTTAAGACATTTTCGCTAAACACCTCTGCTCTAATCTGCTGTATTGCACTTTGTGTAAACAGAGGGAAAGGGTCCGACACTGCAGTTTGAGAAATGCCTTGGCCGTCAAGCCCGATGTCGTTCATGGATACAACATTGGCGGGAGGCTCAAACGCTAAATGGCTTGCAGCGTCGAAAGTCACCTTTTCCTTCAGCCGACCTTCCTCAATCAGGTATGATGGAAGCGGCACAGTTGGGCGAGTTGCGGATTTGGTGGTTGGACCTATGACAATCGGCGCGGATGGCCGGGAGGTGCTTGTAGCACTAGGCATGATGGGTTGTGGTAACTGTGAAGAGGTACTGACCCAATATGGGAATAGAAACTGAATGGAAACCTGATTCTTGTTTGTCCAAGAATGTTACAGAGGTGATTAGACTACCAAGGGCTATTGTTTCCTTTATAATTTGATCTTGGACCCATCTCTTACTCTGTTCTATCATTACAAAGTCTGCTTGAGGGCACGGACAACAGTAAAGCATTGTCTAATGCTGGGCTGGCAATCGTCAGGCTGAAGGTAGGTCCTATATGCTAGAGATGTCGAGTGCGGACTGTATTTGGCTAGTCTATGTCTTTCACAACGGCCTAGACCGTTGGTCGAAGTTTATCTTTCGCAGAA
This window contains:
- a CDS encoding 2OG-Fe(II) oxygenase superfamily domain-containing protein; the encoded protein is MPSATSTSRPSAPIVIGPTTKSATRPTVPLPSYLIEEGRLKEKVTFDAASHLAFEPPANVVSMNDIGLDGQGISQTAVSDPFPLFTQSAIQQIRAEVFSENVLKDCQFSSTFSRYMIRGMGPARAPFTYSAWNSPELVSYISRVAGVDLIPSIDFEIATINVSVDDSTETVAPRICENPEPLADGVSAVAWHYDSFPFVCVVMLSDCQGMVGGETALRTASGDVMKVRGPAMGTAVVLQGRYIEHQALKAFGGKERISMVTCFRPRSPHLRDETVLTGVRGISDKSELYSQYLEYRLEMMEERIRLKMKEERRRQVAALPFDVADVRNWLVEQREYIDSMIGEMIEE